From the Natronococcus sp. AD-5 genome, one window contains:
- a CDS encoding ATP-grasp domain-containing protein: protein MGVLSLHTSKETKAILNAIKALGHEPIWLRNEDIQFYTDGITVDPHPDIDIVVNRLLFTKGSRPLEDLALVQIYDELRPVLNDPSAVLAASHKYATIAALTEADVTVPESFFALDQSVLDEARKRIGARVVQKAAIAAGGAKVWRLEETDSLVPPIGERRTFLQKFLSSSPTRPWDVRAYVVEGEVLGAMKRHAAADEWRTNVARDAEVEGLPEPLPAEITDLATQAAATLGLDYAGVDLIEQDGVWYILEVNATAGFKGLFEATEISIAPYIAQLAIERAGGHVDEEQVETLATTLDDSEPLSNPTAETTPRDRSTVGYTEKVTIGGTTDTMTTTAKADTGTQRTSIDLGLASNVGAGPITGKHKVKSGTQQTTTARPLVDVTIGLRGAWHTVTVSVEDREHMSYPVLLGRDILKHHRIDLQRRGDEE, encoded by the coding sequence GTGGGGGTGCTCAGTCTCCATACCAGCAAGGAAACCAAAGCCATTCTGAATGCCATAAAGGCGCTCGGGCATGAGCCGATCTGGCTACGCAATGAGGATATCCAGTTCTACACCGACGGGATAACGGTCGATCCTCATCCCGATATCGATATTGTTGTAAATCGACTACTGTTTACGAAAGGATCTCGTCCACTTGAGGACCTCGCATTGGTCCAAATTTACGACGAACTTCGTCCTGTTCTCAACGACCCATCTGCTGTACTTGCTGCGAGCCATAAATACGCGACAATTGCGGCGCTCACTGAAGCAGACGTGACCGTTCCTGAATCGTTCTTTGCACTTGATCAATCCGTATTAGACGAAGCTCGTAAACGGATTGGTGCTCGCGTCGTCCAGAAAGCGGCGATCGCCGCTGGAGGTGCCAAAGTGTGGCGTTTGGAGGAAACCGACTCGCTGGTGCCACCCATTGGTGAGAGACGAACCTTTCTTCAGAAATTCCTCTCCAGCAGTCCAACACGGCCCTGGGACGTTCGAGCATATGTCGTTGAAGGTGAGGTACTGGGTGCGATGAAACGACACGCCGCAGCAGATGAGTGGCGGACGAACGTCGCACGTGACGCAGAAGTGGAAGGTCTGCCAGAGCCACTCCCAGCCGAGATCACGGATTTGGCAACGCAAGCGGCAGCGACACTCGGATTAGATTACGCAGGCGTGGATTTGATCGAACAGGATGGAGTATGGTATATCTTAGAGGTGAATGCAACGGCTGGTTTCAAAGGCCTCTTCGAAGCAACAGAGATCAGCATTGCGCCATATATTGCACAGCTCGCCATCGAACGCGCTGGTGGCCACGTTGATGAAGAGCAGGTGGAAACACTTGCAACAACCCTTGACGACTCCGAGCCGCTGAGCAATCCCACAGCAGAAACCACACCGAGAGACCGATCAACGGTCGGCTACACGGAAAAAGTCACTATAGGCGGCACCACTGATACCATGACAACCACTGCAAAAGCAGATACTGGGACTCAACGGACAAGTATTGATCTCGGGCTGGCCAGTAACGTGGGTGCTGGGCCGATCACTGGAAAGCATAAAGTAAAGTCCGGCACCCAGCAAACGACGACAGCACGGCCCCTCGTAGACGTTACGATTGGTCTTCGTGGAGCGTGGCATACCGTGACTGTGAGTGTCGAAGATCGAGAGCATATGAGCTATCCTGTCCTGTTAGGGCGAGATATTCTCAAACACCATCGGATCGATTTGCAACGGCGTGGAGATGAAGAATGA